A window of Micromonospora sp. WMMC415 genomic DNA:
GCGGCCGCGCACGGCGGGCAGGTGCTCTGTTCCGCGGCCACGGCGAGGCACGCCGACCCGCTGCCGTCCGGCGCGTCGCTGCTCGACCTCGGCCTGCACCGGCTGCGCGGCTTCGACGACCGGGAGCGCCTGTTCCAGCTCGTCGCCCCCGGGTTGGAGCGCCAGTTCCCGCGCCCGCGTACCGCCGACGCGGTGGCGCACAACCTGCCGACCCAGGTCACCTCGTTCGTGGGCCGGCAGAGCGAGCGCGCCGAGCTGCGGCGGCTGGTGGAGGGGCACCGGCTGGTCACCGTGCTCGGTGCGGGCGGCACCGGCAAGACGCGCCTCGCCGTGGAACTCGCCGGCGACCTGGTGGAGTCCTATCCGGACGGGGCCTGGTTCGTCGACATCGCCACCGTCACCGACCCGGGTCTGGTGGCGTTCGCCATCGCCGCCGTGCTCGGTCTCCGCCCGGAGCCGGGCCGCCCGATGGTGGACACCCTGGTGGAGTACGCGGCCGCCCGCCGGATGCTCGTCCTCCTGGACACCTGCGACGCCCAGCCGGCCGCGTCGGCCGAGGTGATCTCCCGGCTGCTCGCCGGCGGGACGGGCGTGCGGGTCCTCGCCACCAGCCGGGAGTCGTTCGGGCTGCCCGGCGAGGTGGTGTGGCGGATCCCTCCGCTGTCGGTGGACCGGCCCCCGGACGGCGCGGAGAGCGACGCGGTCGCGCTGCTGCTCGACCGGACGGCCGCGGCCCGGGGCGGCCGGCAGCCGGATCCGGCCGAGTCGGCCGACCTGCGCCGGGTCGTGCAGCGGCTGGACGGCCTTCCGCTCGCCATCGAGCTGGCCGCCGCCCGGCTGCGGGTGCTCTCCGTCGGCCAGCTCGCCGAACGACTCGACGATGTGCTGGGCACCCTGGACGCCGGCCGGGACGACCCGGAGCCGCCGCCGGCCGATGGCGGCTGGACGGGTAACCAGCAGGACACGGTGGATCTCGTCGCGGCGGCGGCCGGGATCAGCCCGCCCAGCCCGGCGACCCGGGCGGTGCAGCGGTCGGCGACCGAACGGCACGTCACCATGCAGGCCACCGTCACGTGGTCGTACCGGACGCTCGGGCCGCGCGCGGCCCGGCTGCTGCGGTGGCTGGCCGTGTTCGCCGGGCCGGTGGACCTGCCGACGGTGGAGTGGCTGCTCGGGGACGACCCGCTCGACCCGCTGTCGGTACTGGTGGACAAGTCGATGGTGCTGGCCGAGCCGCACGCGTCGGGCAGCACGTACCGGATGCTCGACCCGATCCGCGCGTACGCGGCGCGGCGGCTGGTGGAGGCGGGGGAGGAGCAGACCGCCCGGGACCGGCACGTGGCCTGGTCCGCCCACGCCCTCCAACGGGTGCACCTCGGTCCGGACGGCCGGCCGGCGACCCTCTCGCTGTACGCGCTCGATCCGCTCGCCGGCGAGCTGCGCGCCGCGCTGCGCTGGTGCGCCACGGGTGGCAGCGCCCGGGCGGGGCTGGAACTGGCCGGTGGGCTGGACCAGTGGTGGCGGGAGCGGGGGCTGGCCCGGGAGGGGCGGCTCTGGCTGTCCCGGCTGTACGGCCGGATCGCCGAGACCGGGGAGCGCATCCCGGAGGCGGAGCTGGCGGCGGCGTACCACATGCACTCGCTGCATGCCGGCGCCGACGGCGAGTTCGCCGAGGAGCTGCGCTTCTCCCAGCGCGCGGAGGAGGCGGCGCGGCAGG
This region includes:
- a CDS encoding adenylate/guanylate cyclase domain-containing protein: MSPRIHLPTGLVTFVFTDIEGSTRLAQLLGPDYRPVLREHRRLLRRTIAATEGAELLTEGDSFFLAFGDATAALTACLTAQRALASHDWPTQEAVPRVRMGLHTGWAEPRDGEYASPEVHRAARVAAAAHGGQVLCSAATARHADPLPSGASLLDLGLHRLRGFDDRERLFQLVAPGLERQFPRPRTADAVAHNLPTQVTSFVGRQSERAELRRLVEGHRLVTVLGAGGTGKTRLAVELAGDLVESYPDGAWFVDIATVTDPGLVAFAIAAVLGLRPEPGRPMVDTLVEYAAARRMLVLLDTCDAQPAASAEVISRLLAGGTGVRVLATSRESFGLPGEVVWRIPPLSVDRPPDGAESDAVALLLDRTAAARGGRQPDPAESADLRRVVQRLDGLPLAIELAAARLRVLSVGQLAERLDDVLGTLDAGRDDPEPPPADGGWTGNQQDTVDLVAAAAGISPPSPATRAVQRSATERHVTMQATVTWSYRTLGPRAARLLRWLAVFAGPVDLPTVEWLLGDDPLDPLSVLVDKSMVLAEPHASGSTYRMLDPIRAYAARRLVEAGEEQTARDRHVAWSAHALQRVHLGPDGRPATLSLYALDPLAGELRAALRWCATGGSARAGLELAGGLDQWWRERGLAREGRLWLSRLYGRIAETGERIPEAELAAAYHMHSLHAGADGEFAEELRFSQRAEEAARQAGDAGLLARVLAGRAAPLVDMGQFAEAERVCREVIDWAHRQDVVGDALFAVFSLAELLWRRGALDEAAELLGAARPVEAARPVERGRRSVDMLLGLVALARGDLIAAHEHLLVALRSRMAHGFHGRACDTLHAIAVRCAAGGDPLAAARLFGAAQATRASLRSTPGIYGAYWAQRQMELREALGDAAFDDAYAVGAELGLEEAAALALSIEHPDLAADSTRFATGTPTPTPTPRQPTATPTPTPTPHTEHA